A DNA window from Hordeum vulgare subsp. vulgare chromosome 1H, MorexV3_pseudomolecules_assembly, whole genome shotgun sequence contains the following coding sequences:
- the LOC123450879 gene encoding iron-sulfur cluster assembly protein 1-like: MLRAAGKRLVGAAAASAGDSSSSGLGAVAARRGYHERVVDHYSNPRNVGAFDKDDADVGTGLVGAPACGDVMKMQIRVDKASGRIVDACFKTFGCGSAIASSSVATEWVKGKQMEEVVAIKNTEIAKHLSLPPVKLHCSMLAEDAIKAAVKDYEAKKAKADE, from the exons ATGCTGCGCGCGGCGGGGAAGAGGCTGGTCGGCGCGGCGGCGGCCAGCGCCggagactcctcctcctccggcttgggggcggtggcggcgaggaggggTTACCACGAGCGGGTGGTGGACCACTACAGCAACCCGCGCAACGTGGGGGCGTTCGACAAGGACGACGCCGACGTCGGCACCGGGCTCGTCGGCGCGCCCGCCTGCGGGGACGTCATGAAGATGCAGATCCGCGTCGACAAGgcctccggcaggatcgtcgacGCCTGCTTCAAGACCTTCGGCTGCGGCTCCGCCATCGCATCCTCCTCCGTCG CCACTGAGTGGGTGAAGGGAAAGCAGATGGAGGAAGTGGTAGCGATCAAGAACAC AGAGATCGCCAAGCATCTGTCGCTGCCGCCGGTGAAGCTCCACTGCAGCATGCTCGCTGAGGACGCCATCAAGGCCGCGGTGAAGGACTACGAGGCGAAGAAGGCGAAGGCAGATGagtag
- the LOC123450868 gene encoding 50S ribosomal protein L12, chloroplastic-like, giving the protein MAMASTALSSAVWPLHSKPAASSLTRAHSFFPVHGRRRSVAVACTSTATASPKVLELGDAIAGLTLEEARGLVDHLQERLGVSAASFAPAAAVAAPAGPAAEAEAPAEQTEFDVVIQEVPSSARIATIKVVRALTNLALKDAKDLIEGLPKKLKEAVGKDEAEDAKKQLEAVGAKVTVA; this is encoded by the coding sequence ATGGCCATGGCTTCCACCGCCCTCTCCTCGGCCGTCTGGCCCCTCCACAGCAagcccgccgcctcctccctgaCCCGAGCACACTCGTTCTTCCCCGTCCACGGCCGCCGCCGCTCCGTCGCCGTCGCGTGCACCTCCACGGCCACTGCCTCCCCGAAGGTGCTGGAGCTGGGGGACGCCATCGCGGGGCTGACCCTGGAGGAGGCGCGCGGGCTGGTGGACCACCTGCAggagcgcctgggcgtgtcggcgGCCTCGTTCgcgcccgccgccgccgtggcCGCTCCGGCCGGGCCGGCGGCCGAGGCGGAGGCGCCCGCGGAGCAGACGGAGTTCGACGTGGTGATCCAGGAGGTGCCGAGCAGCGCCCGCATCGCGACCATCAAGGTGGTGCGCGCGCTGACCAACCTGGCGCTCAAGGACGCCAAGGACCTCATCGAGGGCCTCCCCAAGAAGCTCAAGGAGGCCGTCGGCAAGGACGAGGCCGAGGACGCCAAGAAGCAGCTCGAGGCCGTCGGCGCCAAGGTCACCGTCGCCTGA
- the LOC123402432 gene encoding MYB-like transcription factor EOBI, with protein sequence MQCAADGGGAEPAVRKGPWTMEEDLVLANYVAANGEGAWNTLARAAGLNRTGKSCRLRWLNYLRPDVRRGNITPEEHLLILDLQARWGNRWSKIARHLPGRTDNEIKNFWRTKIQKKRSAGTTASDSTGCQPPRPSSGSPAVTESRSSSSNSVGRAGAMSNYDAVTAAATEPGGWGDNQLGYAVQEGGGGARAGGMDGGARPDSVGRAGAMPHYDYDVVVSARDPGGWGDQQLGYAGQGGGGGACAGGMGCGVPPEFLQAAAVAGDNFWGLEEFWPTVPSLHGD encoded by the exons ATGCAGTGCGCGGCGGACGGCGGCGGCGCGGAGCCTGCGGTGAGGAAGGGCCCCTGGACCATGGAGGAGGACCTCGTCCTCGCGAACTACGTCGCCGCCAACGGCGAGGGCGCGTGGAACACCCTCGCCCGCGCCGCCG GGCTGAACCGGACGGGGAAGAGCTGCCGGCTGCGGTGGCTGAACTACCTGCGCCCCGACGTGCGGCGCGGCAACATCACGCCGGAGGAGCACCTGCTCATCCTGGACCTGCAGGCGAGGTGGGGCAACCGCTGGTCCAAGATCGCCAGGCACCTCCCCGGCCGGACCGACAACGAGATCAAGAACTTCTGGAGGACCAAGATACAGAAGAAGCGCAGCGCCGGCACCACCGCCAGCGACAGCACTGGGTGCCAGCCTCCGAGGCCGAGCTCGGGCTCGCCGGCGGTGACCGAGtcccgtagcagcagcagcaactccGTCGGCCGGGCGGGCGCGATGTCAAATTACGACGCCGtcacggcggcggcgacggagccAGGCGGCTGGGGTGATAACCAGCTGGGCTATGCAGTACAAGAGGGAGGTGGTGGAGCGCGTGCCGGTGGCATGGACGGCGGCGCCCGGCCAGACTCTGTGGGCCGTGCGGGCGCCATGCCGCACTACGACTACGACGTCGTCGTGTCGGCGAGGGACCCAGGCGGCTGGGGCGATCAGCAGCTGGGCTACGCCGggcaaggaggaggtggtggcgcgtgTGCCGGTGGCATGGGCTGCGGAGTGCCGCCAGAGTTTTTGCAGGCGGCGGCAGTGGCCGGCGACAACTTCTGGGGCCTCGAGGAGTTCTGGCCAACGGTGCCATCGCTCCACGGCGACTGA
- the LOC123450890 gene encoding uncharacterized protein LOC123450890: MSSCNLLVALNSIRKHIDYDFCDVHGGIIKRNKSTLVAFLSRINKNELAPVSGEKIPTICPLLSEDMIQLLIGLLQIFKDMFRANICLRNFDENHIVIVDGHIPKIIQNALFVESTEGYMNQNVMCLGQVIENVVFANCQLLAESKDFVNLFKDGTKNFDLIIVHPTLVHICFKIDYFGNTHDFLLKFIKKLDNAAYTDIINDLDFPADWETLIDSNDHLIKCYSNRQVGRGKSRAAPSQSGTTIVHPQTPAVSSSGTPHAQGVSNSGRNPPQTNPAPLSCQHSKNNRGCTQPMFREKLSCQQVQSSAGAGMPSSNSTRAPMSKDPPVKNKAPMAASVGGKQGQPSNKGKAPLTSSSTTTLLSKQRQPNVCQDSSSSKPSKPSLKMKKKKKKYNLPGTKSPEEVMKYYRNSGRHGVDESVKDQQLQFGVKALNIILLFYFQKLLCSALRGIHRKNYLSRMETLPRVLR; encoded by the exons ATGAGTTCTTGTAACCTTTTGGTTGCCCTCAATAGTATCAGGAAGCATATTGATTATGATTTCTGTGATGTTCATGGCGGGATCATAAAGCGAAATAAATCCACTTTAGTTGCTTTCCTATCTAGGATTAATAAAAATGAGCTTGCTCCTGTTTCAGGAGAAAAGATTCCCACCATTTGTCCTTTACTCTCTGAGGATATGATACAACTTCTGATAGGCTTGCTTCAAATTTTCAAAGACATGTTTAGAGCAAACATTTGTCTCCGCAATTTTGATGAGAATCACATAGTTATAGTGGATGGGCATATTCCAAAAATTATTCAAAATGCATTATTCGTGGAATCAACAGAGGGGTATATGAATCAAAATGTCATGTGCTTAGGTCAAGTAATTGAGAATGTTGTTTTTGCAAACTGTCAACTCTTGGCCGAGTCGAAGGACTTTGTTAATCTGTTCAAGGATGGGAcgaaaaactttgatctcattatTGTgcaccccacactagtacacataTGTTTCAAAATAGATTATTTTGGTAACACCCATGATTTCCTattgaaattcataaaaaaactaGATAACGCAGCTTATACTGACATAATCAATGATCTTGATTTTCCAGCTGACTGGGAGACACTGATTGACAGCAATGACCATTTAATCAAGTGCTATTCGAACCGGCAAGTCGGGAGAGGGAAGTCGCGAGCTGCTCCAAGTCAATCAGGCACAACGATAGTACATCCTCAAACTCCAGCAGTCAGCAGTAGTGGGACTCCACATGCCCAAGGGGTCAGCAACAGTGGGAGGAATCCACCCCAGACGAACCCTGCTCCA CTCTCTTGCCAGCATTCAAAAAATAACCGAGGCTGCACGCAACCCATGTTCAGGGAGAAGCTTTCCTGCCAACAAGTTCAGTCCAGCGCTGGCGCAGGCATGCCATCCTCAAACTCTACCAGAGCCCCAATGAGTAAAGATCCACCAGTTAAGAACAAGGCTCCAATGGCAGCATCTGTAGGTGGTAAACAGGGACAACCATCAAACAAGGGCAAGGCTCCACTGACATCATCTTCAACCACTACTCTTTTGAGTAAACAACGACAGCCAAATGTTTGCCAAGATTCGTCATCCTCCAAGCCTTCCAAGCCTTcattgaagatgaagaagaagaagaagaagtacaacctACCTGGAACAAAGTCCCCTGAAGAAGTAATGAAGTATTACAGAAATAGTGGGAGGCACGGGGTGGATGAGTCAGTGAAAGACCAGCAACTTCAGTTTGGAGTCAAGGCCCTGAACATAATACTGCTCTTCTACTTCCAAAAACTCCTTTGCAGCGCCCTCAGGGGGATCCACAGAAAGAACTACCTGAGTCGCATGGAGACTCTGCCACGGGTGCTGCGTTAG